A window of the Cicer arietinum cultivar CDC Frontier isolate Library 1 chromosome 6, Cicar.CDCFrontier_v2.0, whole genome shotgun sequence genome harbors these coding sequences:
- the HSFB5 gene encoding heat stress transcription factor A-5, with protein sequence MGENVMELNFGSLANFSSSSSSPKPLRCPAPFLLKTYDLLEEHSEIVSWNEQGNAFVVWSPAEFSELTLPRYFKHNNFSSFIRQLNTYGFKKISSKRWEFQHEKFQKGCKHMLVEISRKKCEPSVFPSYLKSCSEENAMTNSSVEENISNNHELLMEENKNLKKERLKLQMQIEECKTLEMKLLECLSQYMDSQQNKARRLC encoded by the exons atgggTGAAAATGTGATGGAGCTAAACTTTGGTTCATTAGCCAATTTTTCTTCTAGCTCGTCATCCCCTAAGCCATTACGTTGCCCCGCACCATTTCTATTGAAAACCTATGATTTGTTGGAAGAACATAGTGAAATTGTGTCATGGAATGAACAAGGAAATGCTTTTGTTGTGTGGTCTCCAGCTGAATTCTCTGAGCTCACCTTGCCTAGATATTTCAAACACAATAATTTCTCTAGCTTTATTCGACAATTGAATACATAT GGATTTAAGAAAATATCATCTAAAAGATGGGAATTTCAGCATGAGAAATTTCAAAAGGGTTGCAAGCACATGCTGGTTGAAATAAGTAGGAAAAAGTGTGAGCCAAGTGTGTTTCCTTCATACCTCAAGTCTTGTTCAGAGGAAAATGCAATGACTAATTCATCAGTGGAAGAAAACATTAGTAACAATCATGAATTACTCATGGAAGAGAACAAGAACCTTAAGAAGGAGAGATTGAAGTTGCAAATGCAAATAGAAGAATGTAAGACACTAGAAATGAAGTTGTTGGAGTGTCTTTCTCAATATATGGATAGCCAACAAAATAAAGCTAGGAGACTTTGTTAA